The window CTCTGCCCCAGGTCCCTCTGCCCTGTTCCCAGACTCCTGAGTCAGCTCAGAGGCCTCTGGTCCCTCCTACTCACCCAGTGGTCACCCTTGGTGGCCCAGCTGTGCCCCCATCCAGATTCGGGCATGGCAGTGGGACAGGTAGATGGGTGCATCAGGGCCCAGACAGAGGCTCGGTGCGGCCAGCCTGAGGAGCCCGTTCCGGGCCTGCCACACTGGGACTTACCAGGGAACAGCCCGCCCCCAGCGCAGCCTGGTCGCAGCACTCAGAGCAGAGCTGCCGGGGCAGGGACAGCCAGGTGGACGGTGAGGTCAGCACGCCCTCCCCTCCAGAGAAGTGCCCCGTGGACCACGCCAAGCTGACGGTGGTGGTGAACAACATCGCGGTGGCCGAGCAGATCGGGGAGCTGTTCATCCACTGCAGGCACGGCTGCCGGGCAGCGGGGGCCGGGAAGCCTGCCGTCTTTGAGGTGGATCCCCGAGGGTGCCCCTTCACCATCAAGCTCAGCGCTCGGAAGTAAGTGCTGTCctcggcccccgccccccacccctcccaggggTGCTGAGAGCCGGTGCCTCTGGGGACTGACGCCTGCCTCCCAAAGGGACCACGAGGGCAGCTGTGACTACAGGCCTGTGCGGTGCCCCAACAACCCCAGCTGCCCGCCCCTCCTCAAGATGAACCTGGAGGCCCACCTCAAGGAGTGTGAGCACATCAAGTGTCCCCACTCCAAGTACGGGTGAGTGGGCGGGGGTGGGCATGTGGGCTGCCCCCGGCCAGTGGgcgggcagggcgggggcggcggggcctCCGGGCTGGCATTCACAGTCCCTCCTTCAGCGAACCCTTGTTGAGATCTGCTTGTGTGCTGGGCGCTGGGGAGACAGCCAGGGTCCTGGGGAGACGGACCTTAGCGGGAGCCTCACCGTCGGCTATGTAATCACAAACTGAGGTACAGGTGCCGTGAAGGAGAGGCCTGAGCCCCACAGGAACGCAGAGGGGTCAGAGTGGTCGGCGAgctgggaggtcagggaagggggGTTCCCCGAGAACTGATGCATGTGTGGGTGTGAGCCACAGACTAGCATGAGGGCTTCGGGCGGCTGGACCATCATGAGTGGGGTAGAGAGCagggggcggtgggagggggggaagaggcaggagcCGGGAGGCTGTCGAAGGGTGCGGAAGAGCCCTTAAGGAGCTTTGGGAGCAGAAGGACTAGATTTCCTCCCAAAGTGGCCTGATGGGTGCTGAGTGGGAGCAGGATGGACGGGTGGGCagcaggtgggaggtggggggaggggggggggggggggcgggggcagtgcCTCACtgggcaggcaggtgggcagggcagcCATCCTGTGTCTCCAGGTGCACATTCATCGGGAACCAGGACACGTATGAGACACACCTGGAGACCTGCCGCTTCGAGGGCCTGAAGGAGTTCCTGCAGCAGACGGACGACCGCTTCCACGAGATGCATGTGGCGCTGGCCCAGAAGGACCAGGAGATCGCCTTCCTGCGCTCCATGCTGGGCAAGCTCTCGGAGAAGATTGACCAGCTGGAGAAGAGCCTGGAGCTCAAGTTCGGTGAGGGCGCGGCCCAGAAGGCAGGGGTGTGGCCTCTCCTCCCGGTCCCTGACACCCTCTTCCTTGCCACTCAGACGTCCTGGACGAAAACCAGAGCAAGCTCAGCGAGGACCTCATGGAGTTCCGGAGGGATGCGTCCATGTTGAACGTGAGTGGGAGGGGGCCACgtgtgaggtgggggtgggggtggggggggacgcAGGACCGGCCCTCGGCCTAGGCCCCAACAGGAGgcttgcccccctccccgccaccccgcTGTCAGGGTTCAGTGTCTGTGCTGGGGGAGGCGGCTGCTGCCgcgtgggggcagggggaccgCGGACCCACAGCCAGCATGCCCTCTATTCTTGGTCTTGGCAGGATGAGCTGTCCCACATCAACGCGCGGCTGAACACAGGCATCCTCGGATGTGAGTACGGGCCTGCCGCTGCCCCCTCTGCTGCCCCTGGGCGCCCCCGGGCCCTCACCAGCTCCTCCCGTCTCCGCAGCCTATGACCCACAACAGATCTTCAAGTGCAAAGGAACCTTTGTGGGCCACCAGGGCCCCGTCTGGTGTCTGTGTGTCTACTCCATGGGGGACCTGCTCTTCAGTGGCTCCTCTGACAAGACCATCAAGGTGAGTGGGGTCTTGCCCAGGGAGGTGGTCTACAGCCTGGTggcggcagggggcgggggggcaatGGGCACTGCCTGCCAAGCTGTGCCAGCTCTGGCCTGCCTGCGCCCACCTTCCCTCCACATTCCCACCATGCTGCCCCCTGGCGTTGGGCTGACCCTCCTGGGACCCAGCCTGACCGTGGCCCCTGCAGGTGTGGGATACGTGTACCACCTACAAGTGCCAGAAGACGCTAGAAGGCCACGACGGCATTGTGCTGGCGCTCTGTATCCAGGGGTGAGTGCGGGCATGCATGGTACCCACGTGGAGCCGGGGACGGGAGACGCCCTGCTCCCCCCACGGGCCACATGTGTCCTCAGCTGGCTGTGTCTACCTCTCCTGCGGGGCACCCTCATCCTTGAGCAGGGCTGGATGGCTGAGTGGTGGCACGCAGGCCCCCACGTTCACAGTGTGTGGCCCCGGAGCTGGGGCGCCTCGGGGAGGTAGGAACTCAGCCGTCGCTCGGCTGGCCTGTAGCCAGAGCCTCAGGCACAGCTTGTGGACAGGACCACAGAGTAGCCTGCCCAGCTCCCCCCTCGCCCGAGAAGGGTAGCCCCTCTCGACCTTCTCTCCTGTCTCGTGTCATGGGACTTCATGttgtgggcaggagagggagagacgtGCGTTCCCGGAAAGCAGCAGCTTGGCCGTCGGCAGCGCTAACAGGGGTAGTTACCTCACAGCTTGCTGTCGGACGCTTGCCAGGCAGGCGGCGGGGTCAGGCTTCTACCCCCAAGGTTCCCTCGCCGGAACAGGAAGACGGAGGGCTCGGGGCAGCAGGAGGAACCCGGCCGAGCTGCCGGTTCCTGGTGGCTTCCCGGTGGCTGGTGCTCCCTTGGCCTGGCGAGGCCACACCAGCGAGGACGGTGGCTTCTCCTGCCCTGACCCCTTGGCTCCGCTCCCCCAGGTGCAAGCTCTACAGCGGCTCAGCGGACTGCACCATCATCGTGAGTGGGGCCGcggcaggtgggtgggaggggcctGGGCCGCACCGGCTTCCGGGGGCCCCAGGCCCGCCGCGCCACCACGACCCGAGGCTTCCTGTCGTCCTTCCCGCCAGGTGTGGGACATCCAGAACCTGCAGAAGGTGAACACGATCCGGGCCCACGACAACCCCGTGTGCACGCTGGTCTCCTCACACAACATGCTCTTCAGCGGCTCCCTGAAGGCCATCAAGGTCAGGCTGGCCTCGCGTGTGCACATGTGGGGCGGCGGGCTACCGGACCCCCGCGCCCCAGCCTGCATCCGTGGCCGTCCCCACAGGTCTGGGATATCGTGGGCACTGAACTGAAGCTGAAGAAGGAGCTCACGGGCCTCAACCACTGGGTGCGGGCGCTGGTGGCTGCCCAGAGCTACCTGTACAGCGGCTCCTACCAGACAATCAAGGTGCGTCCGCACGCGCTTCGCGTGGGAAGACCCCTCACTAGGCTAGACCCCCGGGCCGGCACTGCCCAGGCCAGCCCCGGGGGCTCCGTCTGCCCTGCCCCCATGCCGCCGGGTTGGGGAGACCCTCACACACATCCTGGGTGATGAGCGGGCTGCTTAGCGTCCAGAGGCCCTGAGGGGAAGGTGTCGGGCCTGGGACCGACGGGCTCGAGCTTGTCCGTAGATCTGGGACATCCGGACCCTCGACTGCATCCACGTCCTGCAGACATCTGGCGGCAGCGTCTACTCTATCGCTGTGACGAATCACCACATTGTCTGTGGCACCTACGAGAACCTCATCCACGTAAGGCGGGCACCTAGGGGCAGGGCCTGCTTCCGGGGCGCTGTCCTCTCCGGAGCCTGTGGCTCTGACCTGCCTGGGCCATTCCTTCAGGTGTGGGACATTGAGTCCAAGGAGCAGGTGCGGACCCTGACAGGCCACGTTGGCACTGTGTATGCCCTGGCGGTCATCTCAACGCCAGACCAGACCAAAGTCTTCAGCGCGTCCTATGACCGGTCTCTCAGGGTGCGTGCGGACCTAGTGATGGTGGGAGGTTCACGGTGGGCGGTTGGGCCCAGGTGGGCAGGCCCTCATGTCCCGTGTGCCCCCAGGTCTGGAGCATGGACAACATGATCTGCACGCAGACTCTGCTGCGTCACCAGGGCAGTGTGACCGCACTGGCCGTGTCCCGGGGCCGGCTCTTCTCGGGAGCTGTGGACAGCACTGTGAAGGTCAGTGCCTCGGCTCAGGCCTTCCAAAGGGGCTGCGTGTgtggagcagggggcgggggggcgagGAGCTAGAAGCCTTGGGTCGGTGGCACCGGAGGGCAGGTGTGGATGGCAGGTGGTGTTGGGGCGGCGTGGCCGGAGGGGCAGCTGAAACAGAGCCCTTCCTCTGCAGGTTTGGACTTGCTAACAGAATCCAGACCAGTCTTGGCTTCCTCTGGGACCTCCCTAGGCCTGTCCCAACCGGGCTGGCCACATGAGGGGTCTCAAGGGGCGCTCACTGCCTGCCCTGCGGGGACAGACCGACAGGTTCACCTGGCCAGGcagtgccctccccaccctgtgcccGGCGAGCCTCCCTCTGCTTGGTCCTGTGATCGTCGCCGCCAAGACAGTGCCCAGCCCCTCCCGCTGGGTGCCAGGTACGATGCTCGCCCGGCCCACCCTCCATCCCTGCCCCAGATGGACTGTGGGCCTTTTTACTCAccttttctactgtttttagACTGTATATAGATTTGATTACTTCTTGATTGAAATAAAAGCTGCACAGACTGTGGCTGTGAGTGGGGATAGTCCTTGGGGTGACAGGCCACCCGGCAGTGCTGTTGTGCTGGGGCACCAGCGGCcagtgggagggaggctggggaggagccACAGAAGGGCTCCTGTCAGCTCCAGGATGTGGCCCTCTTGGTGACTTCTCTTCCCTGCCAGGAGCAAGCTAGACCCCCGTTCTCCCCAACACACATCCCCAAGAAGTGAGCCAGGCAGCTCTGTTTTCTGCTGTTTATTGACAGCTGACAGTAGCTCCCTGCCCggaacccccctccccacttgctggAGCCCCAGCCTGGGCCGCCCGTTGAAGAGAGGCCAGGCACACCCACCTGGGGAAAGTATCAGGGCATGACAGCTGGAAAGGGCCCACACGCTCAGATGCCACCTTGGCTGACCCCTTCCACCCGCCCGCCTCGCAACCGCTGGTTTTCGgcgtttttaaattctttttttttttttttttttttttttaagaaacgtCAAAGTTGTGCCCAACACACGTGGATCAGCAAACACAATAGAGGAGGCCAGTCAGTACTTtttggaaaggggagagagaggaaaagagagagagggcaagaacgACCACACGACACAGCCTTGGACCATGAGCAGAAGCGTCCATGGGAACTCGGATGGGGGAGGGCAGGCTGTCTGTACGGGGCCAGCGAGGAGCCCTGAGGAGGGAGGGTCAGGCACACCCTGACACACGCCACACGCAGCCTGGCATGCACGCCCTGCACCCACCGAGGTCACCCAGCTGACGTGCCCACGCTGCACGCACGGCTCCCCCGGAGCCCAGGCGCGCCTCACACCGGCACCCTGGGAGAGCAGGGAGCCCCTCCCCACCGGCTCCACGGTGTGGAGGACACAGCCCAGCAGCGAGCAAGGCACATCCTTCGAGTTCTTCAGACGCAGAGAAGTTAGGAGAGCGAGGGGAGGCCCTAGCGGAGCACGGACCCTCCCGGACCCCAGCTTCCTGTTTGTGCTACTGGGCCAGGTGTCCTagacggagggagggaaggatggacaCACAGACAGCCAGGGCCTCTAACAGCTTTTGTCTTGAGCTAGACTTCAGTGTCCTTACAGTTGGTAAATGGTTTTCTATAGaatcaataatattttttctttctttaaatatatatttgttaaagttatacctttttgtttctctggggaaaTCTGCCTCAGCTCATTCCCAATAAATTAATACTCTCGATAGCTTATATTCTGGGGGGTACAGTGGGGCAGGGGACATGATCCCAGCCCCAGTCCCTTGTGCTGCGCTGGAGCGGCTGGCAGAAGTCCCCAATGGGcagttctgtgctgggcataggCCTGTGCTCTGCCACAGATTGGGGAGGGGGCCAAAGCGGCCGTCCGCCTCCCAGGGCAGACCCGGCCTGGCCTCAGGGCAGGGGGCCAGGGGCTGCCCCCTCCTCGCCCGCAGCAGGCAGAGCCCGGCGCGGGTGGGCGGGTGTGGCCCAGCAGTTATTGCACAGGGAGCAGCAGACGGGGACGGGCACCCGCCGGGCAGCAGCATTTACTTAGAGCCCTCGGGTCCCCTGGCCAGGCAGTCCTCCAGGCCGGCCGTCCGGCCTGGGCCCAGGGGGCAGGAGTTGTGCTTGTGCAGGGGACGGGCAGCACGGGCCCGCCCCTGCCCGCCTGGCCCCCATCGGCCCTCCGCCCTGCCCGCTCGCGCTGCGCCCAGAGGTGCCCACCCTGAGGTAAAGGTCAGTGTGCGGGCCGGGGCCCCGGGCGGCGCGGGCGGGCCCGACGTGAGCAGCCGCGTCACTCCAGCATGGCGTCCAGCTGGTCGGCCAGGTCGTCGAACATGCTGCCGATGTCGTCCAGTATGCTGCCGGTGCTCTTCTCCTCCGCGGacgaggggctgggggcgggcgCGTCGTGAGCTGGCGGCGCGGGCGCGCGACACCCTGCCCGGGCCCCGCCCCTGTCCCTCACGACCCGACCCGCCTCCACCGATCCGCAAGATTCGACCCCCGGCTCCGCAGCCCCACACGGACCCGCCTCTGCCTCCGCTCCTCAGCCCTACTCgaccccgcccccgccgccccgggcCCGGCCCCGCACGACGCGACCCCGCCCCTGCtgccccgggccccgccccgcagcccctccccgccccgcccctccctcgaCTCTAGCTGGCGCGCCGCAGCCTCGGAGCGCGCGCGGACCCCGCCCCGCACCTACCGCGCGCCCTGCGCGTCCTCCTGCCGGATCTTCTCCTCTACGGCTTGCAGCGCGGCCGCCAGGCACGCGCTCGTCTCCTCCAGCTTCTGCCGGGCGCTGTCTCCCGGCGAGGCGCCGTCGGGCGCGGCGGGGGGCCCGGCGGTggcggtggtggcggcggcggcggcgcgcggCGGCTTGGCGGGCACGTGCAGCGCGGACGCGCCGGGGGACGGGGGCTTGGCGGGGCTGGCGCTCAGCGAGGGCGGCGTGCTGGCCGGCTTAGCGAGGGCGGCGGGTGGCTGGCGAGCCGGCGAGGGCGCGGGCGACGGGGTGGCACTGCCCGACTGCAGCCCCGCCGCGGCCTTGGCCGGCTTGGGCGCcgtgggcggcggcggcggcttgGGAGACACGGGCGGCGGCGTGCCGTGGGCGCGCTTCACCTCTGCGGGGAGGAGGAGATTCGCACCGGGGGCGGGAGAGCCCTGCCGCAGCGCTCCGCCTCGCCCTCGAGAACAGAGACGCCGCCGTCCGCGCTGCGGACCCCGCTGCCCCTCGGAGCCCAGGCTCCCTGCAGCCGCTAGGGGGCGCGTTTCCCTATGCGTATCTGCTCGGGTCACCGGCTTCCAGACCCTTCTCTGTCCGCACACTACCCCCTCCATCCCCCTTCAGGTGTGGCCTGCTGCAGACACTGGCCCTTGGGTTGCTTGAATACCACGGGGCCTTTGCATGTCTGATCCTTCTGCTTGGaagcctgccctctctctctagtGCTGGGGTGACTTTCAAGCTTGGTCACTCTCAAGCCTCCCAGAGTCCTCCGTGACCCAGCATCGTGCACCTGTCTTCCCTCCAACAGGTGCTGTTATCCTTGGGTTTCTGTGCCTCATCCACTGAGCAAGGTGACGAACATCCACCCTCCTCCCAATTTGGGGTCGGCAGTGTGGTCCAATGGGTGGGTGGATGACAGGGTCTGAGGTCTGAGCACAAGGGTCTTCACCTTGTGCTTCCCACCCCATGCCACCTGGCCTTCCTCAAGTTCAAGAGGAAAACCCCTCAGACCatggagtggggaggtgggggggggggggcttccccAGCTGGCTCCCTTCACCTACCTGGGCTGCCAGGACCTGGCAGCGGCACCTTCTTGGAGGCAGGTGTGGGTGAGCCCTGGATCTTGGGAACGGGCTGAGCCAGCATGGGCTTGGGAGAGACAGGCGGCTTGGCTGGCTTCCGGGAATCAGTGTCAGGCGGGGGCAGCGGGGGAAGGTGCATCAGGTCGGAGGGCGGGGGTTCTGcaggtgggggcggcgggggcagcTCCGGGGGCCCAGTCTGCTCAGAGGTCGGCCTGCGGCGCACGGTGCCCGTGCCATTCTGGTACACAGACAGTGGCGGCGGCGGCTCAGGACCTGCTTCCCGCTCCTTGGCCTTGGGCCGGCGCTTGACCGTGTCAGACTCCGTCAGGATGAACTTGACACTCTCCTGCTGGCTCTGCTTGGCTCGGATGCGCCTCTTGAGCGTGGCACTGGCCTCCACTCTGGCCAGGGGCGGGCCCTCCCCACTCGCCTCTCCCTTGGCTGGACCTCGAGACCGCTGCCGGGTGCTCCCATCCTCCACAAAGTGGCCGTGGTCTGCAGGCCCCCCTGACTCCCCAGGCGCCCTGCGGGCGGTGGCCAGGAGTCCCGTGACAGGCCCGCTGAGGGTGCGGCGCCTGTTCACCACCTCACCGTCAGGCCCAATGGCTTCCTTGTGCTTCACCGAGGCCAGCACCGTGGCCACCCGGCCTGGCTCCGGGCTGGCGGGGCGGGGCGTGGGGTGGCCCTCGGGGGGCCTGCGGGCTGCtcggcccccacccccaatggATGACAGCTCTAGCATGGCTGCGATGCTCTTCACGCTGCCGGCGCTGCCTGTGTCCACGCTGCCAGCCAGGTCGCTGGCCCGCCGGCGCTGTGCCCGGACCCCCAGCCGGCCATCCTCGGTCCCAGCCCCTTCCGTCTCAGCATCTGGCGCCGACTCATCTGCCAGGTTGGCGCTGGCCATGGCTGAGCTGGAGCGcttgggcgggggcgggggcggccccTTCTTTCGGGGCCGCACCGCGAAGGACTGGCTGCGGTTGACGTTCTTGTCGGTTCCGGCGGGCGCTCGCACCGAGTGGCTACGGCCCACGCGCCGCTGGACGGTGGCGTAGGGCCCTGCGGCGGCTGGCACCAGCAGCTCGTCCCGCTCTGGCTCGCTGTCGGATGCCGCATAGCGATTCAGGCTGTGGGCACGCTTCTTGGGCCGCCCTGGCTCCGCGTCAGCCTCCGGAGGCAGGCACAGTGTGGGCACGGGCGGGGGGGCGGCCGCGGGCGCGGGCACGGGCCCGGGAGCGGCTGGCCCTGCGTCGCTCTCCACAGGCTGGGGCAGCACGTAGGCGAAGCCACGGTGTGTGGGTGACTGAGGCAGCGAACGGGGTGACATGGGTCGTTCTGTTGGTGGCAGCAGCTGCGGGGTGGGCTTCACCTTGGCTGTGGCTGGGGCTGGACCGTGAGGCGCCCCCAGGGCTTGAGGGGAGCCCGGCTGGGCTTTCGTGGGCGTTTGGGGAGGTGTGAAGTGGCTGGCACCTGGCGGAAGGACCTGCCGCGGCTTGCCGGGCACCGGAGGCACGCTGGCCCGCTTGACGCTGTGGCCGTGGCGGCTGGGCCGGGTCTCCTTGGGTGGGGTGCCAGGGGCTGGCCCTTCGTCCAGCAGGTACTCCTGGCTTCGTGACATGGGGCTGCCGGGCCCAGGGGGCCCGTCCCCCAGGAGCTCCTGAGAGCTGCTCATGTGCCGCGCCTGTCCACCCAAGCTGGGCTCCTGCCGCACGGAGGCCCTCGGCGTCGGGGGCAGGTGGTTGGAGGGCTTCTCGGcagtggtggcggtggtggctGCGGCAGCGGCGGCGCCCCCCTCGGCCGGGCCAGTCATGGCAGCCTGCAGCTCACCACTGAGCTCGCTGTCCTGGAAGGTGGTCATCTTGGGAGACTGGCAGTCAGCCGGGGCAGGCTCGGGCGGGGGAGGTGACTCAATGGCCATCACCTCGAGCGACTGCGGGGCCTTCCGGCGCAGGGGTCCCCCCTCGAACTTGGCGTACTCTGCCTTCTGCAGCTCCGCCAGTTTCCTCACTGCCAGCATCAGCTTCTTCTGGTGGCCTGGGTAGGGCACGGGCAGGTCAGGCCAGGGAGGGCGGCAGGGACCAGAAGGCGGAGGAGCCCGGGACCAGGGGGCCTCACCCAGCTTAGTGATGCCGATCTCCTGTAGGTCTTCCCAGGTGATGTCGGTAATGAAGTCGATGTTCTCGTAGCCGTTGTCCACCAGCACTTTGTAGTACTGGGCCAGGCCGATCATGGACAGCCACACAGCCAGGTTCGCCTGTGGAGCAGGGGACACCGAGGGCAGCCCGAGCTAGCTGTCCACACCCTGCTCGCTACTCCGAGCTTTCGGGGGTGGGGGCACCGGGCCAGCCTggcacagacagacagaaggacgGATAGACAGGCCAGAGGTGTCAGCTTCAGAGACAGCGCGACCTCAGTAGGAGCCCAAGGCCAGCAGCAACACACGCATGTGCgagcacactcacacacacacacaggggtgACCCTATCCTCGGGACAccgtttgggggggggggcaagaacgAGCTTCCTCACCTGCCAAGGCAGCCGTGGGGACGGCACCCCGGGGACACGCCTTGCACGTCATAGACACGGACACACGGCACCACCGACCGGACACGTGTACGCACACGGTGCATCCCAGCCATACGCGGGCACCGACACTCTCCACGTCACGCGCACGCCCTCACGCCGCTTCCACACCCTCACTGGGCACACATCACGCACGCGTGTAACTACCCGTGATGCTCTTTACCCAGAAGCACGTGGTGGCTCCCTGAACCACGTCCACCTGTGCACACTCCCAGCTGGATGTCACTCGCCCACCAACAGGCGGCACACTTGGTCACCCCTGGGTGCACAGAGCAGAGCAGGCCCGCGGGACGGGGACCTGCTCGTTGGGAGCACCCCCGAGCCGCCGACGGAGCACGCTGAGCACGAACCCGCCAGTCGCCGACCCACAGCCCTGGGGGCTCCGGGTGGCCACGGGATCTCTCCTCAAGCCCAgcccgaggctcagagaggcagcgTAGATTCCACGGGCCTGGGGCCCACCTTGCGCAGGCCCAGAACCTGTCACGCCACGGGTTGACGGTTAGCCACGGCACGAACCGTGGTCTGTGTGGGCGTCCGCCATCCACACAGCCAGCGCGTGCGGTGcgatgtgtgggtgtgtgcacgcaGTCGTCAGCGGGCGCCTTGGCTATATTTGGTGCACGCGTGCTGTCTGTACACACGAAGCAGGCGGACACCCTCCCCGCGCACGTGTCTGGGTGCACACGCATCCGTCAGCACGGGGGCCTCTAGCGTCTGGGTGGGTATGCGGTGGGCAGTGCTGCGGGGTGCCAGGCAGGTGCCCGGGTGGCTGCCCGGGTGTGGAGGGATCTTTGCGGGACCGCGTACTGGAGAGGGGCACCCTCCCGGCTTCAGGCTCCCCTTGCCCTGACGAACCCCAGAGGctgtcacccctgcccccagaagGCTGGCTCCAGCACCCGTGACAGATAAACAGGccatcctcttttctctctctggagcCCCGGAGGGCGGGTGAGGGCTGTAGCCAGGGaggcagtctgtctgtctgtctgaccaTCCTGGGCACAGCCGCTGGGGTGCAGGGAGCCTTACGGGTTTGTGCTCAGGCAGCCAGTCGGGAATGCTCAAGCCGCTGATCTCTGCGGTGATCTTCTTCCGGTGGCCTGGCTTGGTGACCCCGATGGCCGTGAGGTCCTAGGTAGAGGAGAGGCCCGTTAGCAgcagcctgggggcagggggggccaTGTCGGTCGTGACCGGCGGCCAGCCTTTGGGCAGCCCACCTCCGGGGTCATGCGGCTGATGGTGGGCAGGTCGTAGCCAGCGCTGATGAAATTGGGGGCATAGAGTTGCAGCTGGAACGTGGCGAGCCACTGGCCGACAGCCTCGGCGCTCTGGAAGACACAAGGCACCCGCTGCAGGCTCGCTCGCCTGCCCGCCCACCGGGCGTGCGTGCACCCCGGCCGCTGcgctgtctccttctctgctcagCTGAAGGCCTCGGCCGCTCGGTCTGCCG is drawn from Panthera uncia isolate 11264 chromosome E1, Puncia_PCG_1.0, whole genome shotgun sequence and contains these coding sequences:
- the TRAF7 gene encoding E3 ubiquitin-protein ligase TRAF7 isoform X1, encoding MSSGKSARYNRFSGGPANLPTADVAAGTRMETTFGPAFSAVTTITKADGTSTYKQHRRTPSSSSTLAYSPRDEEDSMPPISTPRRSDSAISVRSLHSESSMSLRSTFSLPEEEEEPEPLVFAEQPSVKLCCQLCCSVFKDPVITTCGHTFCRRCALKSEKCPVDHAKLTVVVNNIAVAEQIGELFIHCRHGCRAAGAGKPAVFEVDPRGCPFTIKLSARKDHEGSCDYRPVRCPNNPSCPPLLKMNLEAHLKECEHIKCPHSKYGCTFIGNQDTYETHLETCRFEGLKEFLQQTDDRFHEMHVALAQKDQEIAFLRSMLGKLSEKIDQLEKSLELKFDVLDENQSKLSEDLMEFRRDASMLNDELSHINARLNTGILGSYDPQQIFKCKGTFVGHQGPVWCLCVYSMGDLLFSGSSDKTIKVWDTCTTYKCQKTLEGHDGIVLALCIQGCKLYSGSADCTIIVWDIQNLQKVNTIRAHDNPVCTLVSSHNMLFSGSLKAIKVWDIVGTELKLKKELTGLNHWVRALVAAQSYLYSGSYQTIKIWDIRTLDCIHVLQTSGGSVYSIAVTNHHIVCGTYENLIHVWDIESKEQVRTLTGHVGTVYALAVISTPDQTKVFSASYDRSLRVWSMDNMICTQTLLRHQGSVTALAVSRGRLFSGAVDSTVKVWTC
- the TRAF7 gene encoding E3 ubiquitin-protein ligase TRAF7 isoform X2, which gives rise to MSSGKSARYNRFSGGPANLPTADVAAGTRMETTFGPAFSAVTTITKADGTSTYKQHRRTPSSSSTLAYSPRDEEDSMPPISTPRRSDSAISVRSLHSESSMSLRSTFSLPEEEEEPEPLVFAEQPSVKLCCQLCCSVFKDPVITTCGHTFCRRCALKSEKCPVDHAKLTVVVNNIAVAEQIGELFIHCRHGCRAAGAGKPAVFEVDPRGCPFTIKLSARKDHEGSCDYRPVRCPNNPSCPPLLKMNLEAHLKECEHIKCPHSKCTFIGNQDTYETHLETCRFEGLKEFLQQTDDRFHEMHVALAQKDQEIAFLRSMLGKLSEKIDQLEKSLELKFDVLDENQSKLSEDLMEFRRDASMLNDELSHINARLNTGILGSYDPQQIFKCKGTFVGHQGPVWCLCVYSMGDLLFSGSSDKTIKVWDTCTTYKCQKTLEGHDGIVLALCIQGCKLYSGSADCTIIVWDIQNLQKVNTIRAHDNPVCTLVSSHNMLFSGSLKAIKVWDIVGTELKLKKELTGLNHWVRALVAAQSYLYSGSYQTIKIWDIRTLDCIHVLQTSGGSVYSIAVTNHHIVCGTYENLIHVWDIESKEQVRTLTGHVGTVYALAVISTPDQTKVFSASYDRSLRVWSMDNMICTQTLLRHQGSVTALAVSRGRLFSGAVDSTVKVWTC